The Mycolicibacterium cosmeticum DNA window GCCCGCCGGGTGCCGCCGTGCTGGGTGTGATGATGCTGGCCGCCAATATGGCGCTGCTGCGGTTCGGGCCGTACGAGCTGAGCCTGGTGGGCATCGAGGGACAACACCTGAAGAACATGACGCCACCGTCGCTGCTACTGGCTGGGCACGCAATCATGATGTGCGCCTTCGCGATCGCCGCGGCGCCCGCGCTCACGCGGTGGGCCACCCGACCCCGGGTGTGGTGGCTGACGGTGATCGGCAACAGCGGGGCGATGACGCTGTACCTGTGGCACATGCCGGCGCTGCTGGGCATGCATCTGGCGTTCGACCGTCTCGGCCTGCCGCGTTATCCCGGGCAACCGCATTTCGTCGCCCTGAGCATCGCCCAACTGGTGATCATGGCCGCTGTGGTCGCCGCCCTCTTCGTCGCGCTGCGCCCGCTGGAGAACGCTCCGCTGCCCTGCTGGGACGGCGGCGCGGTCACCGCCGCGCGCAGCACCGTGGTGGGCATGTTGCTCTGCGTCGCCGGTGCCGCGACCCTGGCCTCGGTCGGCTGGGGACTGAAGGGCCCTGGCGTGTGGTGCGTGGCGGCGCTGCTCGCCGCGCTGGCGGCGGCGCGCAGCCTGGCGCGTTAACCGCTCTTGCGGCGGAACTCCCGGCGGTTCTCCACGGCGCCGTGGGCGCGGGACTGCTTGCGACCGCCGTCGGTGTGCGACGCACCCGCCGACGATTGCGCCTTCTTTCGTTCCAACGCCTCCCGGAACTTGCGCTTGGTGTCGTCCTCTTCCGGTTTCTCGGCCATGTGGTCAGCCTAAACGACTCAGCGCAGACCCGGCGGCATCCCGTACAGATGGGAGACGGGGATGGTAAGCAGCACCCTGCGGTCGTCGACCATCGCCCTGCGGTAATCGTCCCAGTCCGGGTGTTCACCGGCGATGTTGCGGTACAAGGCAATCAGCGCCTCGA harbors:
- a CDS encoding DUF5302 domain-containing protein, translated to MAEKPEEDDTKRKFREALERKKAQSSAGASHTDGGRKQSRAHGAVENRREFRRKSG